In the genome of Clostridia bacterium, one region contains:
- a CDS encoding DUF4446 family protein gives MENLWLLLTANAPLLMLITLGVVLLLLIVFIITFAALRRTTKKYKLLVANVSGENLEKCILKNNKKLEQVLFEMNIFRERLEYMESLTHKCVQKVGLYRFDAFPDTGGKLSFALALLDHNDQGVVVSSIFGRDDARVYCKAVQQGKAKQQLSIEEEKAIRRALGFVE, from the coding sequence ATGGAGAATTTATGGTTATTACTTACCGCTAATGCTCCGCTGTTAATGTTAATTACTTTGGGTGTAGTTTTACTTTTGTTAATAGTTTTTATAATTACTTTTGCTGCCTTGCGGAGGACAACTAAAAAGTATAAACTATTAGTAGCTAATGTTTCGGGCGAAAATTTAGAAAAGTGTATTTTGAAAAATAATAAGAAGTTAGAACAAGTTCTGTTTGAAATGAATATTTTCCGTGAGCGATTGGAATATATGGAAAGTTTAACACATAAATGTGTGCAAAAAGTAGGACTATATCGCTTTGATGCTTTTCCCGATACAGGTGGTAAACTAAGTTTTGCTTTGGCTTTATTGGATCATAATGATCAAGGTGTGGTAGTTAGCAGTATTTTTGGTCGTGATGATGCTCGGGTCTATTGCAAAGCTGTACAGCAAGGTAAAGCTAAACAGCAACTTTCCATAGAAGAGGAAAAGGCAATTCGCAGGGCATTGGGTTTTGTAGAGTAA